CTCGCCGAAGGAGAGAATGCGCCGGTTCTTCGTGGCGAGGAAGAGGGAATAGCCGTCCTTCTTCCAGGAGTCGCACATCCACCGGAACTTGTCCATGTTGCCCCGAAAAGGGGGAATCTCTTCCAGGTTCACACCGGCCTCGGAGAAGGATGCCGACGCGGTGACCCTGAGCCTGGGCCGGGACGCGAGGCGCAGGAAAATCTCGTTCCAGCCGGGAAGAGCGGCGCCCCTGCCTTCGGCCTCCACGATGTCCTTCCAGAGCAGAGCGTAGGAGCCGGCCGACACTTCGATCTTCGCCGGCTCGAAGAAAACGGAGACGGCGTTTTCGGGGAAAAAGGAGAACAGGGAAGCTTCCTTCGACGTGCTGAGGGAGTGGATGTCGGCCTCGTCCAGCAAGCCCACGCTGGTCTGGGTGCGCGGAGAGAAGCTGCGCACGCTTTCGACGGTTTCGTCGAAAAACTCGAACCGGAGGGGATGGGCATAGGCGGGGTCGAACACGTCCAGAATGTACCCCCGGAAGATGAACTGTCCCGGCGCCCAGACGATGTCGGACCGCTCGTACCCGGCATGGACGAGCCAGTCGAGAAGGTTCTCCCGGCGGTACTCCTTCCCGGTGGTGATGCGGATGTCCCTGCTGCCCTTGTACACCGGGCCGAGAAGGGCGCCCCCGCTCGCCGCGAGGATGCCCCCTTCTTCCCTCCACCGGGCGAGAGTTTCCCCCCGCTGGACGGGGAGGGCCCTGTCCGTCACACCGTGAGGTGTCAGGGGAATTTCGTGCAGCAGCCGGACCCGCTCTCCGGGAAAGAGGGTCTCCCAGTCGGAGCAGAACATGGCAGCCTGTTTCGTGTCGGGAAAGACAAGAAGGGCGGGGGAAGCGGGGTTTCTGCAGACCCAGCACCGGGCCGCGCCGTCGAGGGGAAGGTGAAGAGCGGTGCCTCCCGTCCAGAGACGTTCGTCGAGATCCCAGATTCTGTTACCCGCGGGGGCGGAGGCGTTTCTCATGACATCTCCATCCTGCGAAAAGGCGACGGGTATCCCGCCGCCTCGTCAGACCGTTGCGTTGATCGCATTCATCGCCTTGTCGGCGCCTTCGGTACACCAGAGCTCCACAGCGTCGGCGGCCCTGTCGAGAAGGTCGGGCAAACCCGACCGCTCACCGGCCGAAAAGGACCCGAGGACCCAGGACACCATGTTCTCTCCGGGGGCTGCCCCCACGCCGACCCGCAGCCTGCAGACATACAGGGTACCCGCCATCCCGAGGACGGACTGCATCCCCTTATGGCCTCCCGCGGAGCCTTTCTTCCGCAGCCGGAGCTTCCCGTAGGGAAGGGCCGCGTCGTCGTATACCACGAGGACGTCGTTTTCCCAGGAGAGGGAGAAATAGTCCACCGCCTCACGGACGGCCCTGCCGCTGAGGTTCATGTAGGTCAGCGGCTTGAGGAGAAGAAGTTTTTCCCCGTTTCGGAAATGGGTCCAGGCCATGGAGGAAAACTGCATCCTCGGGGTTCCGCAGGAAAACCGGCCCACAAGGTGATCCACCACGAGCCATCCCGCGTTGTGCCTTGAAAAGACGTACTCCGGCCCGGGATTGCCCAATCCGGCGATGATCTTCAACCGGGATTACTCCTCCTCGTCCTTGCCCTTGCCCTTGCCGACGACTTCCACTTCCTTCTGCTCCTCGCCCGTTTCCTCGGCCTCGGAGATGCCCCTGGGGATCATCACGGTGACCACGACTTCGTCGGGGTCGGAGAGGACGGAAGCTCCCTGGGGAACGGCGATATCCTTCACGTGGACCTGGGCGCCGAGCTTCATGGAGGAGACGTCCACCGCCACGGAATCGGGGATCTGACCGGGAAGCACTTCCATGGAA
This region of Aminivibrio sp. genomic DNA includes:
- the pth gene encoding aminoacyl-tRNA hydrolase, yielding MKIIAGLGNPGPEYVFSRHNAGWLVVDHLVGRFSCGTPRMQFSSMAWTHFRNGEKLLLLKPLTYMNLSGRAVREAVDYFSLSWENDVLVVYDDAALPYGKLRLRKKGSAGGHKGMQSVLGMAGTLYVCRLRVGVGAAPGENMVSWVLGSFSAGERSGLPDLLDRAADAVELWCTEGADKAMNAINATV